The Impatiens glandulifera chromosome 3, dImpGla2.1, whole genome shotgun sequence genome contains a region encoding:
- the LOC124929014 gene encoding uncharacterized protein LOC124929014 yields MVETRIDGELNEIRNRNQAQDERMLAQEARFERMEAMMASMSDAINRLSTIGNNQVPSDEGQNLRGDNHRDRRRGEDVRHREVHNEEMYQPPTRLSKIDFPRFNGEEVDDWIYGVEMFFQIDRTSEESKMDYEFGPSELDDPPDEWKDLKQTTTVKDFGKKYLDITYKLPHLTEEYSIKGYLNGLKEKIANPIRIQKPQSLTEAMGMAKLQERTNQKLQDAVFDSLVRRGYLANKGGPLLPTPKATSFLNRGNNNGPYNRTSTNPASSSNSTGQYNRATNTIPRKVNLDQKAYDEKKKNNQCFYCEEKWEYGHRCRAGAIAMINELFEEENQEEKLVETVDELEDGAAMTIEGSNTFDTMKVQGTVGRNNVYILIDSGSTHNFINPRVIRNTKFVTSPAVKLMVTVASGHQLVSTTKCLGLQWSAQGINFNVDARVLSILKYDIILGIEWLVTLGGIQWDFKNLIMEFSFNGELRKLHGDTSNLVSMIEGRTLGKVIRKGANVAMLSIGESEECESELYSVIISSPEADKEQKLEKLLIEFEELFREPTTLPPTRNYDHRINLKGGAGTVSLRPYRYPALQKDEMEGMIEEMLKSGVIRKSYSPFSSPVVLVKKKDKSWRLCIDYRRLNEVTIKDKFLIPLIEELIDELYGSCIYSKLDLRSGYHQVKMKEEDIYKTAFKTHESHYEFVVMPFGLTNAPSTFQRMMNEVFKTYLRKFVLVFFYDILIYSRTWEDHLKQLRLVFELLKQHHLVLKHSKCVFACLEVDYLGHVISQQGVAVDMSKISAIKIWPTPDSLKQLRGFLGLTGYYRRFVKNYGSIARPLTSLLKRGKLVWNEEADVAFEELKKAMMNLPVLKLPNFEESFVVETDASNNGMGAILMQQGHPVAYISKGLGPKLQALSAYEREMLAVLHAIKKWRSYLQFKPFIIKTDHEALKHLLEQKIKHPSQEKWLYKLLGFEFSVQYKKGKENVAADALSRINSEGTCLALSEFSSVLLKKIAKTWDEDMNLKQIVNKLQSDPQGIKSFSFINGQLRKDGGIVVGADKELKSYIISTMHNSSVGGHSGVMVTYQKLRQACYWRGMERDVREFLRNCLECQQQKWEKSRNEGFTATIGDS; encoded by the exons ATGGTGGAAACGCGTATCGACGGGGAGTTGAATGAAATCCGCAACCGCAATCAAGCGCAAGACGAACGAATGTTGGCTCAAGAGGCCCGATTCGAAAGGATGGAAGCTATGATGGCTTCAATGAGCGATGCAATCAACCGACTAAGTACAATTGGGAATAATCAAGTACCATCAGATGAAGGTCAAAATCTCCGAGGTGATAATCATCGTGATCGTAGACGAGGCGAAGATGTCAGACATCGGGAAGTTCATAACGAGGAAATGTATCAACCTCCAACTAGGCTGTCAAAGATTGATTTTCCAAGGTTTAACGGCGAAGAGGTGGATGACTGGATTTACGGAGTCGAGATGTTTTTTCAAATAGACCGAACATCAGAAGAATCAAAGATGGATTAT GAATTCGGTCCAAGCGAATTGGATGATCCACCAGACGAATGGAAGGACTTGAAGCAGACGACAACTGTTAAGGATTTCGGTAAGAAATATCTCGATATTACATATAAACTGCCACATCTTACTGAAGAGTACTCCATTAAGGGATATTTAAATGGACTCAAAGAAAAAATAGCCAATCCAATCAGGATACAGAAACCTCAGTCCTTAACTGAAGCGATGGGAATGGCTAAACTTCAAGAACGAACTAATCAGAAATTACAAGATGCTGTTTTTGATTCGTTAGTGCGGCGAGGCTATTTAGCAAACAAGGGAGGTCCATTACTGCCAACTCCGAAGGCTACATCTTTCCTGAATCGAGGAAATAATAATGGACCGTATAATAGAACATCGACAAACCCTGCGAGCAGTTCTAATAGTACTGGCCAGTACAATAGAGCAACAAATACTATTCCAAGAAAAGTCAATTTAGATCAGAAAGCGTATgacgagaaaaagaaaaacaaccaGTGCTTCTATTGTGAAGAGAAATGGGAGTATGGTCATAGATGCAGGGCGGGTGCCATTGCGATGATAAATGAACTATTCGAGGAAGAGAATCAGGAAGAAAAATTGGTTGAAACCGTGGACGAATTAGAAGATGGCGCTGCAATGACAATTGAAGGATCAAATACATTTGATACCATGAAGGTGCAAGGAACGGTAGGACGAAACAACGTATATATTCTGATAGACTCGGGAAGTACGCATAATTTTATTAACCCACGAGTGATCAGGAATACAAAATTTGTAACGTCTCCGGCGGTTAAACTAATGGTCACAGTAGCAAGCGGTCATCAATTGGTAAGTACTACCAAATGTCTTGGATTACAATGGTCAGCTCAGGGAATAAATTTCAATGTCGATGCACGAGTATTGTCCATTCTCAAGTATGACATTATACTCGGAATAGAATGGTTGGTGACACTTGGTGGAATTCAGTGGGACTTCAAGAATCTGATAATGGAATTTTCATTTAATGGTGAACTGCGGAAGCTACACGGGGATACATCCAATTTGGTTTCCATGATAGAAGGCAGAACATTAGGGAAGGTTATCCGAAAGGGCGCTAATGTGGCTATGCTGAGTATTGGGGAATCAGAAGAGTGTGAATCGGAATTATATTCCGTAATAATATCTTCACCAGAGGCTGACAAGGAACAAAAATTGGAGAAACTGTTAATAGAGTTTGAAGAATTATTCAGAGAACCTACAACACTTCCACCTACTCGCAATTATGATCATCGAATTAATCTCAAAGGAGGAGCAGGAACCGTTAGCTTAAGGCCATACCGATATCCTGCTCTTCAAAAGGATGAAATGGAAGGCATGATAGAAGAGATGCTTAAATCAGGAGTGATACGCAAAAGTTATAGTCCATTTTCTTCACCCGTTGTGCTGGTAAAAAAGAAGGATAAAAGCTGGAGATTATGCATCGACTACCGACGTTTAAATGAGGTAACTATTAAAGACAAATTTCTAATTCCGTTAATAGAAGAACTAATTGATGAGTTATATGGTAGTTGCATTTATTCTAAACTAGATTTAAGATCTGGTTATCATCAAGTCAAAATGAAGGAGGAAGACATTTATAAAACTGCATTCAAGACACATGAGAGTCATTACGAATTTGTAGTGATGCCTTTTGGTTTGACAAATGCACCTTCCACGTTTCAACGAATGATGAATGAGGTTTTTAAGACTTATTTGAGGAAATTCgtactagtttttttttacgATATTTTGATCTATAGTCGAACATGGGAAGATCACTTAAAACAGTTGCGATTGGTATTCGAGTTACTGAAACAACATCATTTAGTTTTGAAACATTCCAAGTGTGTCTTTGCTTGTTTGGAAGTAGATTACCTTGGACATGTTATTTCACAGCAGGGAGTTGCTGTAGATATGTCGAAGATATCAGCTATTAAAATATGGCCGACTCCAGATTCCTTAAAACAACTTAGAGGATTTTTGGGCTTGACAGGATACTACAGGAGGTTTGTTAAGAATTATGGGTCTATAGCTCGGCCACTAACATCCTTATTGAAAAGGGGAAAATTAGTTTGGAATGAAGAAGCCGATGTGGCATTTGAGGAACTCAAAAAGGCCATGATGAATCTACCAGTACTAAAATTACCTAATTTCGAGGAAAGCTTTGTGGTTGAAACTGATGCAAGTAACAATGGTATGGGGGCGATCTTGATGCAGCAAGGACACCCTGTGGCATATATCAGTAAAGGACTCGGTCCGAAACTACAAGCCTTATCTGCTTATGAACGAGAAATGTTAGCTGTATTACATGCTATCAAGAAATGGAGAAGTTATTTACAATTCAAACCATTCATCATAAAAACGGATCATGAAGCATTGAAACACCTGTTGGAGCAAAAGATTAAACACCCTAGTCAAGAGAAATGGCTATACAAGCTGTTGGGGTTTGAGTTTTCGGTGCAATACAAGAAAGGCAAGGAGAATGTAGCTGCTGATGCACTATCTAGAATCAATTCAGAGGGAACTTGTCTAGCGTTATCTGAATTCTCATCggtattattaaagaaaatagcTAAGACATGGGATGAAGACATGAATCTGAAGCAAATTGTTAATAAGTTACAATCCGATCCTCAAGGTATTAAGAGTTTTTCGTTTATCAATGGGCAGTTGAGAAAAGATGGAGGTATCGTGGTGGGCGCTGATAAGGAACTCAAATCATACATAATATCTACAATGCATAACTCATCAGTGGGAGGTCATTCAGGTGTGATGGTGACATATCAGAAACTAAGACAAGCATGTTATTGGCGTGGTATGGAGCGCGATGTAAGGGAGTTTCTTAGGAATTGTCTGGAGTGTCAGCaacaaaaatgggaaaaatcaAGGAACGAAGGGTTTACTGCAACCATTGGCGATTCCTAA
- the LOC124929015 gene encoding uncharacterized mitochondrial protein AtMg00240-like, translating to MIKGLKLQEKGYELLKDPEKYRRLVGRLIYLNFTRPDLAYSVQQLSQFMNEPNIVHWQAALRVVRYLKGSPSLGLFYSFNNNLCLEAFSDADWGNCDVSRRSLTGFCIKLGDSLIS from the coding sequence ATGATTAAAGGTCTTAAACTTCAAGAAAAAGGGTATGAATTGTTGAAAGATCCTGAGAAATATAGACGGTTAGTTGGACGTCTTATATATCTGAATTTTACTAGACCTGATTTGGCATATAGTGTACAGCAACTCAGTCAATTCATGAATGAGCCAAATATTGTTCATTGGCAGGCAGCTCTTAGAGTGGTTCGATACTTAAAAGGTTCACCATCGTTAGGCCTGTTTTATTCTTTCAATAATAACTTGTGTTTGGAAGCTTTTTCAGATGCAGATTGGGGAAATTGTGATGTAAGCAGAAGGTCTCTTACAGGATTCTGCATCAAACTAGGGGATTCACTCATTTCCTGA
- the LOC124931588 gene encoding ABC transporter G family member 1-like — MTFPFSAGTNPPSLPTSTLKSHRIDQEIKASLEMETISIPFPTSQDIYVVTFNRDTNNIINNGTAADGIFLTWTDLLVTVPHQNNGGGGGGGGGGRLPILHGVTGYVEPGEVLAIMGPSGCGKSTLLDALAGRLDSNTRQTGEILVNGQKRALAFGTSAYVTQDDTLMTTLTVKETVQYSAQLQLPDSMSIAEKKERAETTIREMGLQGVRNTRIGGWSSKGLSGGQRRRVSICIEILTRPQLLFLDEPTSGLDSAASYHVMNSIVKLAQHNRRTVIASIHQPSSEVFELFHNLCLLSSGKTVYFGSASAAGEFFALNGFPCPPMRNPSDHYLRTINKDFDTDIEHGIGGKSTMKAIEAINILVKSYNSSEGCRRVERRVAEISQQNNGALLEKKGGQASFVTQCQVLTRRSFVNMYRDLGYYWLRLAVYIALCLCVGTIFFEIGKTYGSIQARGAMLFFVAAFLTFMAIGGFPSFVEDMKIFTRERQNGGAYVIGNTFSSIPCLFLISVILGALAYYLVGLQRGFDHFVYFSLVLFTCMLLVESLMMIVASLVPNFLMGIITGAGIQGVMMLNGGFFRLPNDLPKPFWRYPMYYIAFHKYADQGFFKNEFEGLVFPNEMAGGGATISGEEILKSFWQVQMGYSKWVDLGILLGMVLVYRLMFFGIIKAIEKFKPMIRAFWAKHSDQSTQTHTE; from the exons ATGACATTTCCTTTCAGTGCCGGAACAAACCCCCCATCTTTACCAACGTCGACGTTAAAATCTCATAGGATCGATCAAGAAATCAAGGCTTCTTTGGAAATGGAAACGATTAGTATTCCATTCCCAACCTCTCAAGACATATATGTCGTCACTTTCAACCGCGAtaccaataatattattaataacgGCACCGCCGCCGATGGCATTTTCTTGACTTGGACCGACTTGTTGGTAACGGTGCCTCATCAAAATAACGGCGGtggcggtggtggtggtggcggcGGCCGACTCCCGATTCTTCATGGAGTCACCGGATATGTCGAGCCAGGGGAGGTCTTGGCTATCATGGGACCGTCCGGCTGTGGAAAGTCAACTCTCCTAGATGCCTTAGcag GAAGATTGGATTCCAACACAAGACAAACCGGAGAGATCCTCGTCAATGGTCAAAAAAGAGCCCTTGCTTTTGGAACCTCG GCTTATGTGACACAAGATGACACACTCATGACTACATTAACGGTTAAAGAAACAGTTCAATACTCAGCTCAACTCCAACTCCCGGACTCAATGTCCATAGCTGAGAAGAAGGAAAGAGCCGAAACAACCATAAGAGAGATGGGTTTGCAAGGTGTGAGGAATACGAGGATCGGGGGATGGAGTTCGAAAGGGTTAAGTGGAGGGCAAAGGAGAAGGGTTAGCATATGTATTGAGATCTTGACTCGTCCTCAACTTTTGTTCCTCGATGAGCCCACGAGTGGGCTCGATAGTGCGGCATCGTACCATGTCATGAATAGTATCGTTAAGTTGGCTCAGCATAATAGGAGAACCGTGATCGCATCCATCCATCAACCGAGTAGTGAAGTGTTCGAACTCTTCCACAATTTGTGTCTTCTATCCTCGGGAAAGACAGTATATTTTGGATCTGCCTCGGCTGCAGGCGAG tTCTTTGCTCTAAATGGTTTTCCATGCCCACCCATGAGGAATCCTTCAGATCATTATCTAAGAACCATCAATAAAGACTTTGATACG gacaTAGAACATGGAATTGGTGGCAAGTCAACTATGAAGGCAATAGAAGCCATCAACATACTCGTTAAGTCATATAATTCTTCAGAAGGTTGCCGACGAGTTGAAAGGAGAGTAGCAGAAATTTCTCAACAG AATAATGGAGCATTATTGGAGAAGAAGGGTGGTCAAGCAAGTTTTGTAACACAATGCCAAGTCCTAACACGAAGATCTTTTGTCAATATGTATCGTGATTTGGGTTATTATTGGCTTCGACTTGCAGTTTATATAGCTTTGTGTTTGTGCGTTGGCACTATTTTCTTTGAAATTGGAAAAACCTATGGTTCGATTCAG GCAAGAGGAGCAATGCTCTTTTTTGTGGCAGCATTCTTGACATTCATGGCCATTGGTGGGTTTCCCTCTTTTGTGGAGGACATGAAG ATTTTCACTAGAGAAAGACAAAATGGGGGAGCGTATGTAATTGGAAATACATTCTCATCAATACCATGCTTGTTCCTCATCTCCGTGATCCTGGGAGCCCTAGCCTACTACCTTGTAGGTCTTCAAAGGGGATTCGATCATTTCGTTTACTTTTCGCTAGTCCTCTTTACATGCATGCTTTTGGTCGAGAGCCTGATGATGATTGTAGCAAGTCTGGTCCCCAATTTCCTAATGGGGATTATAACCGGAGCAGGCATTCAAGGAGTGATGATGTTAAACGGTGGATTTTTTAGGCTCCCAAACGACCTTCCTAAGCCCTTTTGGAGGTACCCGATGTACTACATTGCGTTTCATAAGTACGCGGACCAAGGGTTCTTCAAGAATGAGTTCGAAGGACTTGTCTTTCCCAATGAGATGGCTGGGGGAGGAGCGACGATAAGTGGAGAGGAGATCTTGAAGAGTTTTTGGCAAGTGCAAATGGGGTATTCCAAGTGGGTGGATCTTGGAATTCTATTGGGAATGGTGTTAGTTTATAGGCTTATGTTCTTTGGGATTATTAAGGCTATTGAGAAGTTTAAGCCTATGATTAGAGCTTTCTGGGCTAAACATTCTGATCAATCCACACAAACACATACTGAATAA
- the LOC124932638 gene encoding ras-related protein Rab11D-like: protein MATGGYGDASQKIDYVFKIVLIGDSAVGKSQILARFSRNEFSLDSKATIGVEFQTRTLSIQHKSIKAQIWDTAGQERYRAVTSAYYRGAVGAMLVYDITKRQTFDHIPRWLEELRAHADKNIVIILIGNKSDLEDQRAVPTEDATEFAQKEGLFFLETSALEATNVENSFMTVLTEIFNIVNKNNLVAGDDRNNNNNPGSLAGKNIIVPGPAQEIPTKNRACCTS from the exons ATGGCCACCGGAGGATATGGCGATGCTAGTCAGAAGATCGACTACGTATTCAAAATCGTGCTAATCGGAGATTCTGCCGTTGGCAAGTCTCAGATTCTCGCTCGTTTTTCTAGGAACGAGTTTAGTTTGGATTCCAAGGCTACGATTGGTGTCGAATTTCAAACAAGAACTTTATCCATCCAGCATAAGTCAATCAAGGCTCAGATCTGGGATACCGCTGGCCAGGAAAG ATACAGAGCAGTTACGAGTGCATATTATAGGGGTGCTGTTGGGGCAATGTTGGTATATGACATAACAAAAAGACAGACTTTTGACCACATACCCCGTTGGTTAGAAGAATTGCGTGCCCACGCAGACAAGAACATCGTCATCATTCTAATAGGTAACAAATCTGATCTGGAAGACCAAAGGGCTGTCCCTACAGAAGATGCCACAGAATTCGCCCAAAAGGAAGGCCTGTTCTTTCTAGAGACCTCGGCATTAGAAGCCACAAACGTGGAGAATTCATTCATGACTGTATTGACAGAGATTTTCAATATCGTGAACAAGAATAACCTTGTTGCAGGCGATGACcgaaataacaataataatccTGGGTCCCTTGCTGGTAAGAATATCATTGTTCCAGGCCCGGCCCAGGAAATTCCAACAAAAAACCGCGCTTGTTGTACGTCTTAG
- the LOC124931823 gene encoding peroxidase 17-like translates to MFSTSTATISFFFFLLISLAAIHAGDNGPSYSKLRHGYYSTTCPDAEITVKNVIRKNMIIDPRSAASVMRFQFHDCFVNGCDASMLLDDTPNMLGEKESLSNGGSLRSYEVIDEAKANLEQICPGVVSCADIIIMAARDAVLFSGGPDWAVKLGRKDSLTASQKDSDDIMPTPRANATYLLNLFQKFNLSAKDLVALSGSHSIGKARCFSIVFRLYNQSGSGLPDPAMNPEYRKKLDKLCPMPDGNLSVTVDLDSTPELFDNQYFKDLVNGKGSLNSDQTLFTLPETRKYVERFSRGEKEFYEAFVKGMIRLGDLQSGRSGEIRRNCRVVNQLVLGRRTEGVSRKTSLT, encoded by the exons ATGTTCTCCACCAGCACCGCCACcatctctttcttcttcttcctcctaaTCTCACTAGCCGCCATCCACGCCGGCGACAACGGACCCAGTTATAGTAAACTCCGACATGGGTATTACTCCACCACTTGCCCTGATGCCGAAATCACAGTAAAAAATGTCATCAGAAAAAACATGATAATAGACCCCAGAAGCGCTGCTTCAGTTATGCGTTTTCAATTCCACGATTGCTTTGTAAAT GGATGCGATGCTTCAATGTTACTAGATGACACTCCAAACATGTTAGGAGAAAAGGAATCCCTCTCCAACGGAGGCTCTTTAAGATCATACGAGGTCATCGATGAAGCCAAAGCCAACCTCGAACAAATCTGTCCCGGAGTCGTCTCTTGTGCCGACATCATCATCATGGCGGCCAGGGATGCTGTACTTTTC AGCGGAGGGCCGGATTGGGCGGTGAAATTGGGTAGAAAAGACAGTCTCACCGCCAGCCAAAAGGATTCCGATGACATCATGCCCACCCCAAGAGCAAACGCAACTTATCTCCTCAATCTCTTCCAGAAATTCAACCTCTCCGCCAAAGATCTCGTCGCGCTTTCCGGGTCTCATTCGATCGGTAAAGCAAGGTGTTTTTCAATCGTCTTTCGACTCTATAATCAGTCCGGGTCTGGTTTACCAGACCCGGCTATGAACCCTGAATACAGAAAGAAGCTGGACAAGCTCTGCCCAATGCCGGATGGTAACTTGAGTGTAACCGTCGACTTGGATTCGACGCCGGAATTGTTCGATAACCAGTATTTTAAGGATTTGGTTAATGGAAAAGGGTCGTTGAATTCGGATCAAACACTGTTTACGTTGCCCGAGACTAGGAAGTATGTGGAGAGATTCAGTAGAGGGGAGAAGGAATTCTATGAAGCTTTTGTGAAGGGGATGATCAGGCTGGGCGATCTCCAATCAGGTAGATCCGGCGAGATTAGAAGGAACTGTAGGGTGGTCAATCAGTTAGTGTTGGGAAGAAGAACTGAAGGAGTTTCAAGGAAAACATCTCTTACTTAA